From one Leifsonia sp. Root1293 genomic stretch:
- a CDS encoding AAA family ATPase, producing MTIAPEQAAWFTDTFSLLADNVEQAILGKRHVVELVLATAISEGHVLLEDFPGTGKTALARAIGQTITGTNSRIQFTPDLLPGDITGITVYDQKKGEFEFHAGPIFANIVLADEINRASPKTQSALLEVMEEGNVTIDGVTRAVGDPFLVLATQNPIEQGGTYRLPEAQLDRFMIKTSIGYPDEAATLRILQGVSQPKGELTGIVSPDTLVTMTDMSRSVYVNPLISDYIMRIVDATRRATEVRLGVSVRGAISLSKLVMTWAAAHGRTFVTPDDVRDLAIPAFSHRLVLEPEAEFDGVTAAAVIGQILLDVTPPRENGAA from the coding sequence ATGACGATCGCCCCCGAGCAGGCCGCCTGGTTCACCGACACGTTCTCGCTGCTCGCCGACAACGTCGAGCAGGCCATCCTGGGCAAGCGCCACGTGGTCGAACTGGTGCTGGCGACAGCCATCAGCGAGGGGCACGTGCTGCTCGAGGACTTCCCCGGCACGGGCAAGACCGCCCTGGCGCGCGCCATCGGCCAGACCATCACCGGAACGAACTCGCGCATCCAGTTCACGCCGGACCTGCTGCCAGGCGACATCACGGGCATCACGGTCTACGACCAGAAGAAGGGCGAGTTCGAGTTCCACGCCGGCCCGATCTTCGCCAACATCGTGCTCGCCGACGAGATCAACCGCGCCAGCCCGAAGACGCAGTCGGCGCTGTTGGAGGTCATGGAGGAGGGCAACGTGACCATCGACGGCGTCACCCGTGCCGTCGGAGATCCCTTCCTCGTCCTGGCGACGCAGAACCCGATCGAACAGGGCGGCACCTACCGTCTGCCCGAGGCGCAGCTCGACCGCTTCATGATCAAGACCAGCATCGGCTACCCGGATGAGGCCGCGACCCTCCGCATCCTGCAGGGTGTCTCCCAGCCGAAGGGCGAGCTGACCGGCATCGTCTCGCCCGACACACTGGTGACCATGACCGACATGTCGCGCAGCGTCTACGTCAACCCGCTGATCTCCGACTACATCATGCGCATCGTCGACGCCACGCGTCGGGCCACCGAGGTGCGCCTCGGCGTGAGCGTGCGTGGAGCCATCTCCCTGTCGAAGCTGGTGATGACCTGGGCGGCTGCCCACGGCCGCACCTTCGTCACCCCCGACGACGTGCGCGATCTCGCCATCCCCGCATTCAGCCACCGCCTCGTGCTCGAGCCGGAGGCGGAGTTCGACGGCGTCACCGCTGCCGCCGTGATCGGGCAGATCCTGCTCGACGTCACCCCGCCGCGTGAGAATGGGGCTGCGTGA
- a CDS encoding DUF58 domain-containing protein, which yields MSSPTESRISRTSAATGTRTRAATVTRYAETRRGAVAGAVFGVRRATRVGASALRRAVEWTRETVSPAGLVLVVAVIGGVIAGAGFGWVEAWVVAAIAALLLLACVPFLLGAHDYRLQLVLERDRVVAGSTVAGHLDLVNRGERASLPGVVDIPVGRGLVEVHVPLLRAGAQHREKLTIGAERRGVIDVGPMTISRGDPLGILHRDMSWPDVQRVFVHPVTVAIPSTSAGLIRDLEGTPTSDLTDSDLSFHAVRDYVIGDSQRHVHWKATARTGKLMVRQFEESRHARIAILLDLDTAEFETDDEFEMAVSAASSLGLNGVREGRDVLVAVSAPIPEFSRDAVMSINTVPTQTPKAMLDGMAAIESRANVMRLEAVTALTAQSFPDLSIAFLVTGSRMPLTRMRQAAITLPARIRTVAVRCEPGAEPSIRTAREITVITIGALDDLTKLLARGAIR from the coding sequence GTGAGCTCTCCGACCGAATCCCGCATCAGCCGAACCTCGGCTGCGACGGGAACCCGCACGCGTGCAGCGACGGTCACGCGCTACGCCGAGACCCGGCGCGGCGCCGTGGCCGGCGCGGTGTTCGGCGTGCGTCGGGCGACGCGGGTCGGCGCGAGCGCGCTGCGGCGTGCGGTGGAGTGGACCCGTGAGACCGTCTCGCCGGCGGGGCTGGTGCTGGTCGTCGCCGTCATCGGCGGTGTCATCGCGGGGGCTGGCTTCGGCTGGGTCGAGGCCTGGGTGGTCGCAGCGATCGCGGCCCTGCTGCTGCTGGCCTGCGTGCCGTTCCTGCTCGGCGCCCACGACTACAGGCTCCAGCTGGTGCTCGAGCGCGACAGGGTCGTCGCAGGCAGCACGGTCGCCGGTCACCTCGACCTGGTGAACCGTGGCGAGAGGGCGTCGCTGCCCGGCGTCGTCGACATCCCCGTCGGGCGCGGGCTCGTCGAGGTGCACGTTCCGCTCCTGCGCGCCGGCGCCCAGCACCGCGAGAAGCTGACCATCGGGGCCGAGCGTCGCGGCGTCATCGACGTGGGTCCGATGACGATCTCGCGCGGCGACCCCCTCGGCATCCTGCACCGTGACATGAGCTGGCCCGACGTGCAGAGGGTCTTCGTCCATCCCGTCACCGTGGCCATTCCGAGCACCAGCGCCGGTCTCATCCGCGACCTCGAGGGAACACCGACGAGCGACCTGACCGACTCGGACCTGTCCTTCCACGCCGTGCGCGACTACGTCATCGGCGACTCGCAGCGGCACGTGCACTGGAAGGCGACGGCCCGCACGGGCAAGCTGATGGTGCGTCAGTTCGAGGAGTCGCGGCACGCTCGCATCGCCATCCTGCTCGATCTCGACACGGCCGAGTTCGAGACCGACGACGAGTTCGAGATGGCCGTGAGCGCTGCCTCGTCGCTCGGCCTCAACGGGGTACGCGAGGGCCGCGACGTGCTCGTCGCGGTGAGTGCCCCGATTCCCGAGTTCTCTCGCGATGCCGTCATGAGCATCAACACCGTTCCGACGCAGACCCCGAAGGCCATGCTCGACGGCATGGCCGCCATCGAGTCCCGCGCCAACGTGATGCGACTCGAGGCCGTCACGGCCCTCACCGCCCAGAGCTTCCCCGATCTGTCGATCGCCTTCCTCGTGACCGGATCACGGATGCCGCTGACGCGCATGCGCCAGGCCGCCATCACCCTGCCGGCCCGCATCCGCACCGTCGCCGTGCGCTGCGAGCCCGGGGCCGAACCCAGCATCCGCACGGCCCGCGAGATCACCGTGATCACGATCGGTGCCCTCGACGACCTGACCAAACTCCTCGCCAGAGGAGCCATCCGATGA
- a CDS encoding transglutaminase-like domain-containing protein, which translates to MSRRLAARERRTDRAIELWGLGYLVLGVVLATVAAWPVYQSWRVVLVAVVGAVIGGGIALLARRLAWRGITGALLTALVAVAAYAVVVVPVAIPSAVTGIPGIARGIRDGIVGVVVGWKQLLTLDLPLGEYQAVLVPFLIVTLVGTLLGTILVLRDDRWTPLAALPVVAMVLFGVAFGSSETSPAADLFGIELPAPRELLLAVLTLLLTVGWLLGRSRLVRARALARARGGTISGGGGSVWIAVRRNALAVGLIVVALVGGIAVAPAAAQLADRDALRDGIDPGIVVQKQPSPLSDYRGWFGVDSFDTELFRVSGDVERVGRVPLAVLDDYDGETVHVASDTRFSRLPRSAGAGDDRIDLGVRIGEGYSGVWVLSPSALAAAPDFAGPRAEALDDGFAIAADGGGAVDVAPAGDDFGLVPGDSYTLTADEQKAPADFDSATGAATGLDPDEYPALLEWASLQELPRTGAGLAEIIDRLRARGYLSHALLDDADSTSWIEALKADGRYSFISSYAGHSRARIETLFTSLVDQQRRAGEKAKDATLVAAIGDDEQFSVAAALLAREWGFQSRVVVGIRLPAAEEVPGIPVCTEVCTGSQMSAWVEVRDPRGGWVPFDVTPQFAKAPTAITEGEQLPENPTVPDDAQSEAVDPPQAQSDASDADVVPTGDDAGTAAGFWPVVRGVAIGALALLLLLLPVAAIVLAKVLRRRFRRGASDPEVRIVGAWEELVDAYSDADVPFDRLPSRLLLARSAGRAAAGQLAREVDRAVFSEHPPSTADADSAWSIVDDERQTLRAGSSFWKRLGTALTLRSFIARIRTSNRPITVPLSMRKEIAP; encoded by the coding sequence ATGAGCCGGCGTCTCGCGGCTCGGGAGCGCCGCACCGACCGCGCCATCGAGCTGTGGGGTCTCGGCTACCTCGTGCTCGGCGTCGTGCTCGCCACCGTCGCCGCCTGGCCGGTGTACCAGTCCTGGCGCGTCGTGCTCGTGGCCGTCGTGGGCGCCGTCATCGGCGGAGGGATCGCCCTGCTGGCGCGTCGCCTCGCCTGGCGCGGCATCACCGGCGCCCTGCTCACCGCGCTCGTCGCTGTCGCCGCGTACGCCGTCGTCGTGGTGCCCGTCGCCATTCCCTCAGCGGTCACCGGCATCCCCGGCATCGCCCGCGGCATCCGGGACGGCATCGTCGGAGTCGTCGTGGGCTGGAAGCAGCTGCTCACCCTCGACCTTCCGCTCGGCGAGTACCAGGCGGTGCTCGTTCCCTTCCTGATCGTGACCCTCGTGGGCACCCTCCTCGGCACGATCCTCGTCCTGCGTGACGACCGATGGACACCGCTGGCCGCCCTGCCCGTCGTCGCCATGGTGCTGTTCGGGGTGGCCTTCGGCTCGAGCGAGACCAGCCCGGCCGCCGACCTGTTCGGCATCGAACTGCCTGCTCCGCGCGAACTGCTCCTCGCCGTGCTCACCCTGCTCCTCACCGTCGGCTGGCTGCTCGGCCGATCGAGGCTGGTGCGGGCCAGGGCTCTGGCCCGAGCCCGCGGCGGGACCATCAGCGGCGGCGGAGGGTCGGTCTGGATCGCCGTGCGCCGCAACGCCCTGGCCGTCGGCCTGATCGTCGTCGCGCTGGTCGGCGGAATCGCCGTCGCCCCGGCCGCGGCCCAGCTCGCCGATCGCGACGCGCTGCGCGACGGAATCGACCCCGGCATCGTCGTGCAGAAGCAGCCCAGCCCGCTGAGCGACTATCGCGGCTGGTTCGGCGTCGACTCCTTCGACACCGAGCTGTTCCGGGTCTCCGGCGACGTCGAGCGCGTCGGCAGGGTTCCGCTCGCCGTGCTGGACGACTACGACGGCGAGACCGTGCATGTCGCATCCGACACCCGATTCTCCCGCCTGCCGCGATCGGCCGGAGCCGGCGACGACCGCATCGACCTCGGAGTGCGGATCGGGGAGGGATACAGCGGGGTCTGGGTGCTCTCGCCGTCTGCTCTCGCCGCCGCACCGGACTTCGCCGGTCCGCGCGCCGAGGCCCTCGACGACGGGTTCGCCATCGCCGCCGATGGAGGGGGAGCCGTGGACGTGGCCCCGGCCGGTGATGACTTCGGACTCGTTCCCGGGGACTCGTACACCCTGACGGCCGATGAGCAGAAGGCGCCGGCGGACTTCGACTCGGCCACGGGGGCCGCGACCGGGCTGGACCCTGACGAGTACCCGGCACTGCTGGAGTGGGCGTCGCTGCAGGAACTGCCGCGAACCGGCGCCGGACTGGCCGAGATCATCGACAGACTGCGTGCCCGTGGCTACCTGAGCCACGCCCTGCTCGACGATGCCGACTCCACCAGCTGGATCGAGGCGTTGAAGGCCGACGGCCGCTACAGCTTCATCTCGAGCTACGCCGGGCATTCCCGAGCGCGCATCGAGACCCTCTTCACCTCGCTGGTCGACCAGCAGCGCCGGGCCGGTGAGAAGGCCAAGGATGCGACGCTGGTCGCGGCGATCGGCGACGACGAGCAGTTCTCCGTCGCCGCCGCCCTGCTGGCCCGTGAGTGGGGATTCCAGTCGCGCGTGGTCGTCGGCATCCGCCTGCCGGCCGCAGAGGAGGTGCCCGGCATCCCGGTGTGCACCGAGGTGTGCACGGGCTCGCAGATGAGCGCCTGGGTGGAGGTGCGCGATCCACGCGGGGGCTGGGTGCCGTTCGACGTCACGCCGCAGTTTGCCAAGGCCCCGACAGCCATCACCGAGGGCGAGCAGCTGCCCGAGAACCCGACGGTTCCCGACGACGCTCAGAGCGAGGCCGTCGACCCGCCGCAGGCGCAGAGCGACGCGAGCGACGCCGACGTGGTTCCGACGGGGGACGACGCCGGGACCGCTGCTGGATTCTGGCCCGTCGTCCGCGGTGTCGCCATCGGAGCGCTGGCACTCCTGCTCCTGCTGCTCCCTGTCGCGGCCATCGTGCTGGCCAAGGTGCTGCGGCGCCGGTTCCGCCGTGGGGCCAGCGACCCCGAGGTGCGGATCGTCGGCGCCTGGGAGGAACTCGTCGACGCCTACTCCGACGCCGACGTGCCGTTCGACAGGCTGCCGAGCCGGCTGCTGCTCGCCAGGTCGGCCGGTCGTGCAGCGGCCGGGCAGCTGGCCAGAGAGGTCGACAGGGCCGTCTTCTCGGAGCATCCGCCCAGCACTGCCGACGCCGATTCCGCCTGGAGCATCGTCGACGACGAGCGTCAGACCCTGCGTGCCGGCTCGTCGTTCTGGAAGCGCCTCGGCACAGCCCTCACCCTGCGATCGTTCATCGCTCGCATCCGCACCTCGAACCGGCCCATCACAGTGCCTCTCAGCATGCGCAAGGAGATCGCTCCATGA
- a CDS encoding DUF5684 domain-containing protein — protein MSTATSDPSTVIGALVAMVVVFSLIGIAVYVWDALALSRLFQRLGGESWKGWVPVLNTAEVYSRGGVPAWSVVFLFIPIVNLYGIYLFVIATHRINVLFGRGAGSTVLAVLLRPLWATLLAWGSTSPDPERGRMQSVPTLSERVGPLLEPAAAPRDASGYAIPPRVPASDAGASSSAAVAAASVVPVAAPAAEQAPDLPPVAPLSIAETMGQPAARAGAGSLAASDSVQQAATDAAPAVDATNPWAPREQAAAAPLDAPRTAPPAVSPAAPPVVPRTEEPAASGPSAPPVIASPPVFFEPVPATAPPVVPVSPLPVVAQPVTPPVAPAAPAPLAAASGPAARAVVAPPSVPAEAPLFTPPVLDDASDDDDDFGHYDTVITAGRPPAAHPAEADDDLEATVVVDRRPRVRWRLALENGTQLDLTSPRVVLGRNPVAADPGEQALAVPDQTRTLSKTHARLILDDGEWTVTDLGSTNGVLLYDEHGGEVLVDPGVAVSVADGFVLGKVSMRVTFVEETR, from the coding sequence ATGAGTACAGCCACGTCGGATCCGTCGACGGTCATCGGAGCGCTCGTCGCGATGGTCGTGGTCTTCTCCCTGATCGGCATCGCCGTCTACGTGTGGGACGCCCTCGCCCTCTCCCGGCTGTTCCAGCGTCTCGGGGGCGAGTCGTGGAAGGGATGGGTTCCCGTCCTCAACACTGCCGAGGTGTACTCCCGCGGTGGTGTTCCGGCCTGGTCGGTGGTCTTCCTCTTCATCCCGATCGTGAACCTCTACGGCATCTACCTGTTCGTCATCGCCACGCACAGGATCAACGTGCTGTTCGGGCGAGGTGCGGGCAGCACGGTGCTCGCCGTGCTCCTGCGTCCGCTCTGGGCGACTCTGCTCGCCTGGGGCAGCACGTCCCCTGACCCCGAGCGCGGGCGGATGCAGTCGGTACCGACGCTCAGCGAGCGGGTGGGCCCGCTCCTGGAGCCGGCGGCTGCCCCTCGCGACGCCTCGGGTTACGCGATCCCGCCCCGGGTGCCCGCCTCCGATGCCGGTGCCTCCTCATCCGCTGCGGTCGCCGCCGCCTCCGTGGTCCCGGTCGCCGCCCCGGCAGCCGAGCAGGCACCGGACCTGCCGCCGGTCGCACCACTGTCGATCGCCGAGACCATGGGACAGCCCGCTGCGAGAGCCGGCGCCGGCTCGCTCGCCGCGTCGGATTCCGTGCAGCAGGCCGCGACGGATGCGGCTCCGGCGGTCGACGCGACCAACCCGTGGGCACCCCGTGAGCAGGCAGCCGCGGCCCCGCTCGACGCCCCGCGCACGGCTCCGCCCGCCGTCTCTCCAGCCGCCCCTCCCGTCGTTCCTCGCACCGAGGAGCCGGCCGCGTCGGGTCCGTCGGCACCGCCGGTGATCGCCTCGCCGCCGGTGTTCTTCGAGCCTGTTCCGGCGACTGCGCCACCTGTCGTGCCGGTCAGCCCGCTGCCCGTCGTCGCTCAGCCGGTGACTCCGCCGGTCGCACCAGCGGCTCCGGCCCCGCTCGCCGCGGCCTCTGGTCCTGCGGCACGGGCTGTCGTCGCCCCTCCCTCGGTTCCGGCCGAGGCTCCACTCTTCACGCCGCCCGTCCTCGACGACGCCTCCGACGACGATGACGACTTCGGCCACTACGACACCGTCATCACCGCCGGGCGTCCTCCTGCTGCCCACCCTGCCGAGGCGGACGACGACCTCGAGGCGACGGTCGTGGTGGATCGCCGACCCCGCGTGCGCTGGCGCCTCGCCCTCGAGAACGGCACGCAGCTCGACCTCACCTCTCCGCGCGTTGTGCTCGGACGCAACCCCGTGGCCGCCGACCCCGGGGAACAGGCCCTCGCCGTGCCCGACCAGACGCGGACCCTCTCGAAGACCCACGCCAGGCTCATCCTGGACGACGGCGAGTGGACGGTGACCGACCTCGGATCGACCAACGGAGTGCTCCTCTACGACGAGCACGGCGGCGAGGTGCTCGTCGACCCCGGCGTCGCCGTCTCCGTCGCCGACGGGTTCGTGCTCGGCAAGGTGTCCATGCGTGTGACCTTCGTGGAGGAGACCCGGTGA
- a CDS encoding PP2C family protein-serine/threonine phosphatase, producing the protein MTASVQRVVVNVAAVTDRGQKRQANEDSVLARQPIFLVADGMGGYDAGDLASQAVVAAFREFVTGDEVTTLDEVRDALGAADDAVDTVSAGTRRGAGSTVAGIAIVEHDGRPHWLVFNVGDSRVYRHVGSELEQITVDHSLGQELVDQGRMRQDELATFEKRNVITRAIGAPDSTADSWLMPVTNGERLLICSDGLTSEVNDEAIRATLTMSGGPDSAAEALVQRANRAGGRDNITVIVLDVVSGGATGEPTDTTGARLTGSGLTDSMIDDTTIPVRSGV; encoded by the coding sequence GTGACGGCATCAGTTCAGCGCGTGGTGGTGAACGTGGCGGCAGTCACGGACCGCGGGCAGAAGCGCCAGGCCAACGAGGACTCGGTTCTCGCCCGGCAGCCCATCTTCCTGGTGGCAGACGGCATGGGCGGCTACGACGCCGGCGATCTGGCGAGCCAGGCCGTCGTCGCGGCCTTCCGGGAATTCGTGACCGGTGACGAGGTCACCACTCTCGACGAGGTGCGCGACGCCCTCGGCGCGGCCGATGACGCTGTCGACACGGTCTCGGCAGGCACGAGGCGTGGCGCCGGCAGCACCGTGGCCGGCATCGCGATCGTCGAGCACGACGGCAGGCCGCATTGGCTGGTGTTCAACGTCGGCGACTCCAGGGTCTACCGCCACGTCGGCAGCGAGCTGGAGCAGATCACCGTGGACCACTCGCTGGGCCAGGAACTGGTGGACCAAGGGCGGATGCGCCAGGACGAGCTCGCGACCTTCGAGAAGCGCAACGTGATCACCCGTGCCATCGGTGCACCCGACAGCACCGCCGACAGCTGGCTGATGCCGGTGACGAACGGGGAACGGCTGTTGATCTGCTCCGACGGACTCACCTCCGAGGTGAACGACGAGGCGATCCGCGCGACGCTCACCATGAGTGGGGGACCGGACTCTGCGGCAGAGGCCCTCGTGCAGCGCGCCAACCGGGCCGGCGGTCGCGACAACATCACCGTCATCGTGCTCGACGTCGTCTCTGGGGGTGCGACGGGCGAGCCCACGGACACCACCGGCGCCAGGCTCACCGGAAGCGGCCTCACCGACTCCATGATCGACGACACCACGATCCCCGTGCGATCGGGCGTGTGA
- a CDS encoding S8 family serine peptidase → MTRGRTGLAVLLGGLLAGGLVVSPPVGVAPAVAADEVCKPGNVVYSAERPAAFSLLQVDAAWQRSTGENVVVAVVDSGIDAGNPHLKDAVIGGVDLVGDGERSDGLSDPQGHGTAIAGQIAARKIPKSGVVGLAPDAELLSVRVFRGTDEESKRDGFGPTTARLAAGIRWAAEHDADVINVSLSEVDGSAELEAAVAAAHDAGSLVVASAGNRATAEDARDGARYPAAYPGALGVTATDASGTVTNDSIHGPQVDLAAPAQSVTTSATGAGDCVYATEAPSSSFATGYASGAAALVAAAHPAEGPADWAYRLMATAARTDPDQRDDIAGWGLVQPADAITLLPSATTRGPASPFVDTAGSAVRPPEITVTPSDGSSAFAATTAAAAFISIVGATLLGIIATAVVLRRRRRADTAAETAPASDGPPRLGFLDRPADEEY, encoded by the coding sequence GTGACGCGCGGACGTACCGGTCTCGCCGTTCTGCTCGGAGGCCTCCTCGCCGGCGGCCTGGTGGTGTCGCCCCCGGTCGGGGTGGCGCCGGCGGTCGCCGCAGACGAGGTCTGCAAGCCGGGCAATGTCGTGTACTCCGCCGAGAGGCCTGCCGCCTTCTCTCTGCTGCAGGTGGATGCAGCCTGGCAGCGCAGCACCGGCGAGAACGTCGTCGTCGCGGTCGTCGACTCCGGCATCGATGCCGGTAACCCGCACCTCAAGGACGCCGTGATCGGCGGCGTCGACCTCGTGGGCGACGGCGAGAGGTCGGACGGACTGAGCGACCCCCAAGGACACGGCACCGCCATCGCCGGCCAGATCGCCGCCCGCAAGATCCCCAAGTCCGGCGTCGTCGGCCTCGCGCCCGACGCCGAGCTGCTGTCGGTTCGCGTGTTCCGTGGCACGGACGAGGAGTCGAAGCGCGACGGCTTCGGGCCGACGACGGCTCGGTTGGCCGCCGGCATCCGGTGGGCGGCCGAGCACGATGCCGACGTCATCAACGTGTCCCTCAGCGAGGTCGACGGTTCGGCCGAGCTCGAGGCGGCCGTCGCGGCCGCCCACGACGCCGGCAGCCTCGTCGTCGCCAGTGCCGGCAACAGGGCGACCGCTGAGGACGCGCGCGACGGTGCTCGGTATCCGGCCGCCTACCCCGGCGCTCTCGGAGTGACGGCGACGGATGCATCCGGCACCGTCACGAACGACTCGATCCACGGCCCCCAGGTCGACCTGGCCGCCCCGGCGCAGTCCGTCACGACGTCGGCGACGGGAGCCGGCGACTGCGTGTACGCGACGGAGGCGCCGTCATCGAGTTTCGCCACGGGCTACGCGAGCGGTGCCGCCGCCCTCGTCGCGGCCGCTCATCCGGCCGAGGGGCCCGCCGACTGGGCCTACCGCCTGATGGCCACAGCCGCGCGTACGGATCCCGACCAGCGCGACGACATCGCCGGCTGGGGACTCGTGCAGCCCGCGGACGCGATCACGCTGCTGCCCTCCGCCACCACACGTGGGCCGGCCAGCCCCTTCGTCGACACGGCGGGCAGTGCCGTCCGGCCGCCGGAGATCACCGTCACCCCGAGCGACGGCTCGTCGGCCTTCGCGGCCACGACCGCCGCCGCTGCCTTCATCTCCATCGTCGGTGCGACCCTGCTGGGCATCATCGCCACGGCTGTCGTGCTGCGCCGACGCCGTCGAGCCGACACCGCCGCTGAGACCGCCCCGGCATCCGACGGACCGCCACGGCTCGGCTTCCTGGATCGTCCCGCGGACGAGGAGTACTGA
- the eccB gene encoding type VII secretion protein EccB → MATKKDLIEAQGFSRRRLLSAFTGGAPGGKELDPAKPLRAVVAGVALTAMVILGGVFYGLVRPGLPQGWEDNRLVLVSDTGARYLTVGGELHPVINTASARLLVPAGDFSVISTDQATVADITVGGTVGIVGAPDDLPAPDALISDGWTACVTGRAQTTVGISAAPIATNAPGSGTVVTVDDELFVVAGEYRYAIDDDDANAVLRAVGLGASAPIEVDGRWLNLFQPGEDLSPLRVEGTGDAIDGTDLRVGTVVHPEGSDDDERYIALASGELAKLTPLAYQLQLLGNSDGEVIDVSPAEIGDLPTATDPAGGRDWPTDVLAPVDAERVPCALSELADDAATTTLATAPAADVTGDSGGSIGVDVGAGSLVRTGPGAPAFLVDGSGTAYAVATTDSLERLGYAGADVAAVVPGWLDFLPTGPELSPEAAGASPTVEAASAQ, encoded by the coding sequence ATGGCGACCAAGAAGGACCTCATCGAGGCGCAGGGATTCAGTCGTCGGCGCCTGCTCTCGGCGTTCACCGGTGGAGCTCCCGGTGGCAAGGAGCTCGATCCGGCCAAGCCGTTGCGCGCCGTCGTCGCCGGGGTCGCACTCACCGCCATGGTCATCCTGGGCGGGGTGTTCTACGGCTTGGTTCGCCCGGGTCTCCCGCAGGGCTGGGAGGACAACAGGCTGGTGCTCGTCTCGGACACCGGCGCGCGCTACCTGACCGTCGGCGGCGAGCTGCACCCCGTCATCAACACGGCCAGCGCCCGACTGCTCGTTCCCGCCGGGGACTTCTCCGTCATCAGCACCGACCAGGCAACCGTCGCCGACATCACCGTCGGCGGCACCGTCGGCATCGTGGGCGCCCCCGACGATCTGCCGGCCCCGGATGCCCTCATCTCCGACGGCTGGACGGCCTGCGTCACCGGCCGCGCTCAGACCACTGTAGGTATCAGTGCAGCGCCCATCGCCACGAACGCACCCGGCAGCGGCACCGTCGTGACAGTCGACGACGAGCTCTTCGTCGTCGCCGGCGAATACCGCTACGCGATCGACGATGACGACGCGAACGCCGTGCTCCGCGCGGTGGGACTCGGGGCATCCGCACCGATCGAGGTCGACGGCCGGTGGCTCAACCTGTTCCAGCCCGGAGAGGACCTGTCGCCGTTGCGGGTCGAGGGGACCGGCGACGCCATCGACGGCACCGATCTGCGTGTCGGAACGGTCGTGCACCCCGAGGGCAGCGACGACGACGAACGGTACATCGCGCTGGCCAGTGGCGAACTCGCCAAGCTCACTCCTCTCGCCTACCAGCTGCAGCTCCTCGGCAACAGTGACGGCGAGGTCATTGACGTCAGCCCCGCCGAGATCGGCGACCTGCCGACAGCCACCGACCCAGCGGGCGGTCGCGACTGGCCGACCGACGTGCTCGCGCCCGTTGACGCGGAGCGCGTTCCCTGCGCCCTCTCCGAGCTCGCCGATGATGCCGCGACGACGACACTGGCCACGGCACCCGCTGCCGACGTCACGGGCGATTCCGGCGGATCCATCGGCGTCGATGTAGGCGCTGGATCGCTCGTGCGCACCGGACCGGGCGCTCCGGCCTTCCTCGTCGACGGTTCCGGCACCGCCTACGCCGTCGCCACGACCGATTCCCTCGAACGCCTGGGGTACGCGGGAGCCGACGTCGCCGCTGTCGTGCCCGGATGGCTCGACTTCCTGCCGACGGGTCCCGAGCTCTCCCCGGAGGCGGCCGGAGCCAGCCCCACCGTCGAGGCCGCGAGCGCCCAGTGA